In one Lolium rigidum isolate FL_2022 chromosome 3, APGP_CSIRO_Lrig_0.1, whole genome shotgun sequence genomic region, the following are encoded:
- the LOC124703751 gene encoding premnaspirodiene oxygenase-like, translating to MDELFLLSVLLAAAAVALLQVLKVALNPVSERAPPGPWKLPVIGSMHHLVNVLPHRALKDLADVHGPLMMLQMGQTPLVVASSKETARLVLKTHDTNFATRPKLLAGEIVGYEWSDIVFSPSGDYWRKLRQLCVAEILSPKRVLSFCHIREEEVGTRVEQIRAAGLSTPVNLSVMLHSITNSIVARATFGKKRKNAAEFMAAIKSGVGLASGFNIPDLFPTLTTVLATITGMKRSLHGIHTTVDTILEEIINERNIARAEKIKAGATENVDENLTDVLIGLQGKGGFGFHLDNSKIKAIILDMFAGGTGTSASAMEWGMSELMRNPAVMEKLQGQIREAFKGKTVVTETNLQASELRYLKLVIKEALRLHPPAPLLVPRESIDMCELEGYTIPAKSRVVINAWAIGRDPRYWDDAEEFQPERFEDGTVDFTGSNYEFLPFGAGRRMCPGFNYGLASMELALVTLLYHFDWSLPEGVAEVDMEEAPGLGVRRRTPLMLLATPFVPVVA from the exons ATGGACGAGCTGTTTCTACTTTCGGTGCTGCTGGCGGCGGCAGCAGTTGCGCTGCTGCAGGTGCTGAAGGTGGCTCTGAACCCAGTCAGCGAGAGGGCGCCACCAGGCCCATGGAAGCTGCCAGTGATCGGCAGCATGCACCACCTGGTGAATGTGCTGCCGCACCGGGCGCTGAAGGACCTCGCCGACGTGCACGGCCCGCTGATGATGCTGCAGATGGGGCAGACGCCGCTGGTTGTGGCGTCATCCAAGGAGACTGCACGGCTAGTTCTCAAGACACACGACACCAACTTCGCCACGCGGCCAAAGCTCCTCGCCGGTGAGATCGTCGGCTACGAGTGGTCCGACATCGTCTTCTCCCCCTCCGGCGACTACTGGCGCAAGCTCCGCCAGCTCTGCGTCGCCGAGATCCTCAGCCCCAAGCGAGTGCTTTCCTTCTGCCACATAAGGGAGGAAGAG GTGGGGACACGGGTGGAGCAGATTCGCGCGGCGGGGCTGTCAACACCAGTGAATCTAAGCGTGATGTTACACAGCATTACCAACAGCATTGTTGCACGGGCGACAttcgggaagaagaggaagaacgcGGCGGAGTTCATGGCAGCCATCAAGTCCGGTGTGGGCTTGGCGAGCGGCTTCAACATCCCTGACCTCTTCCCGACATTGACCACCGTGCTAGCCACCATCACCGGCATGAAACGCAGCCTCCACGGCATCCACACGACAGTGGACACCATCCTAGAGGAGATCATCAATGAGAGGAACATCGCCCGCGCCGAGAAGATCAAGGCCGGCGCCACCGAGAACGTGGACGAGAACCTCACGGATGTGCTCATCGGCCTGCAGGGGAAAGGTGGCTTTGGTTTCCACCTCGACAACAGCAAGATCAAGGCCATCATCCTGGACATGTTCGCTGGCGGGACAGGGACATCAGCGTCGGCGATGGAGTGGGGGATGTCGGAGCTGATGCGGAACCCGGCGGTGATGGAGAAGCTGCAGGGGCAGATCCGTGAGGCGTTCAAGGGCAAGACCGTGGTGACGGAGACCAACTTGCAGGCAAGCGAGCTTCGGTACCTAAAGCTAGTGATCAAGGAGGCGTTGCGGCTGCACCCGCCGGCGCCGCTGCTGGTGCCCCGGGAGAGCATCGACATGTGCGAGCTGGAAGGGTACACGATCCCGGCCAAGTCGCGTGTGGTGATCAACGCGTGGGCCATCGGGCGGGACCCCAGGTATTGGGACGATGCCGAGGAGTTTCAGCCAGAGCGGTTCGAGGACGGCACCGTGGACTTCACCGGCAGTAACTACGAGTTCCTCCCGTTCGGCGCTGGCCGTAGGATGTGCCCCGGGTTCAACTACGGGCTGGCCAGCATGGAGCTCGCCCTCGTCACCCTGCTCTACCACTTCGACTGGTCACTGCCAGAGGGGGTCGCCGAGGTGGACATGGAGGAGGCGCCTGGCCTTGGcgtgcgccgccgcacgccgctgaTGCTCCTCGCCACGCCCTTCGTCCCCGTCGTCGCGTAG